Proteins encoded within one genomic window of Flavobacterium gilvum:
- a CDS encoding VanZ family protein codes for MPKYFLLSIALLWTGIVSYLCLVNSNEIPVITIPNLDKCIHTFFHLVFTFVWFLFFCKHLRYDSIAKPLIFSAGLSFAFGITIEILQSLLTTTRSADVLDVVANLIGTTLAVFTAMICNKTNILNLIIKK; via the coding sequence TGGGATTGTGAGTTATTTATGTTTGGTTAATTCAAATGAAATTCCGGTTATTACCATTCCAAATTTAGACAAGTGTATTCATACTTTTTTTCATTTAGTATTTACATTTGTTTGGTTTTTGTTTTTTTGTAAACATTTGCGATACGATTCAATAGCAAAACCTTTGATATTTTCGGCTGGGCTTTCATTTGCCTTTGGAATAACGATTGAAATATTGCAAAGCCTACTAACCACGACAAGAAGTGCCGATGTACTTGATGTTGTAGCCAATTTAATTGGGACAACACTGGCGGTTTTTACAGCTATGATTTGTAATAAAACCAATATCCTAAATTTGATAATAAAGAAATAA
- the deoC gene encoding deoxyribose-phosphate aldolase — protein sequence MNIKDYLDSTYLKTNVQSGLSESDNIVVAQGFIQEAIDEGFKLIMIRPDRVALAKKMIDAAHSNVLVGTVIDFPDGKSSLEKKLEEALECIQNGADDLDFVCNYEAFKAGEINLVKDEILKATQLGLDSNKTVKWIIEVAALTDLQIAELTALIRDVVISNFDKDSFPSVFVKSSTGFYQTENNLPNGATVPSIKIMLENGAPLPVKAAGGVRTYDEAIQMVNLGVKRIGTSGAKAIANGTASSSQY from the coding sequence ATGAACATTAAAGATTATTTGGATTCGACTTATTTGAAAACCAATGTTCAATCCGGCTTGAGCGAGAGCGATAATATAGTTGTAGCCCAAGGTTTTATACAAGAAGCCATTGATGAGGGTTTTAAATTGATAATGATCCGTCCCGATAGAGTTGCCCTGGCAAAGAAAATGATTGATGCGGCACACTCAAATGTATTGGTTGGAACCGTGATTGATTTTCCAGACGGGAAGTCTTCTTTAGAGAAAAAGCTTGAAGAAGCTCTTGAATGTATTCAAAATGGAGCCGATGATTTGGATTTTGTCTGTAATTATGAGGCTTTTAAAGCGGGAGAGATTAATCTTGTAAAGGATGAAATTCTTAAAGCTACCCAACTTGGTTTGGATAGTAATAAAACTGTAAAATGGATTATTGAGGTTGCAGCGCTTACAGATTTGCAGATTGCCGAATTGACCGCATTGATAAGAGATGTTGTGATTTCTAATTTTGATAAGGATTCATTCCCTTCTGTTTTTGTAAAATCTTCAACAGGTTTTTATCAAACTGAGAATAATTTGCCTAACGGCGCTACAGTTCCTTCCATAAAAATAATGTTGGAAAATGGTGCTCCGCTTCCAGTTAAAGCGGCTGGAGGTGTACGTACTTATGACGAAGCAATACAAATGGTTAATCTTGGGGTAAAACGTATTGGGACTTCTGGAGCCAAGGCCATTGCAAATGGCACAGCATCTTCGTCTCAGTATTGA